TCGGCGACGCCGCCGACGTGGGCACCCGTCCCTCGGGTGGAGCGCTCCGCAAGCAGGTCGACGTCCTGGCCCAGAACCTCATCGGCGGCGCGCGCGGGAAGGCGCTGCAGCGGTACGACGGGTACACCGTCATGCCCATCACCGTGAGCCGGCGGAAGCTGATGCTCAACGAGGTCGATCGCGACGGTCGAGCGCGCCCGTCGGTGCCCTTCCTGAACCCGTTCACGTCGCGCCGCTGGCAGTGGCTGTTCGACCGCTACGGGCTGCCGCAGGTCTACTGGCGCCGCATCCTCCGCGGACGGGTGTGAGCCGGCTCAGACGTTGAAGCGGAACGAATCCGGGGTCATCGGACGACGTTGGCAAGCGACGGATATAGCGGCTGAGCTGCACATATGCCGTTGGGCAAGATCGGCCGCGATGGGCGCTGATTGACCGTCTTGCGGACGGTGTGCGGACCGCCCGTGGCTCGGCTCGCCCCTCGTCCAGCCCGTGCGCTCAGTGTAGGCAGCTGCGCTGTCCAGCCGTGTCCTCCACGGGGTCCCCCTACCAGCCGAGCCTGAAAGGGCATGACCAGCTTCTCGATCTAGTTCCACCGGGGTACCTGCGAGCTCGACATCACCGAGTTCCCCGGCGAGCACGCGGACGAGAAAGCTCCCGCCGTTCGCGTCGACGCGGAGATCGCCGGGATCAACGGTGATCTCCCGGTACTCTGCTGATCATGAGTTCCGCCGACGGTTGGGACCTCACCGTCCCCGAGGACGCAGCCGAGTTGCTCGCCGAGCTACGCCGCCACGGCGTGCGGCCCGGCCAGCGCCTCCACGTGGTTCGCGCCTCGGACGATCAATCGCAGCAGTCGAGTGAGCCGACCGAGGGCTCGGCCACTGGCACACTCGACTTCATCGGCTCGGTGCACGGCGGCCCTGCCGACCTCTCCACCCGGACCGACGACTACCTCCGGCGGAGCTTCGGCCGCGAGTGATCCTCCTCGACACCAACCTGCTCGTCGCTGCCGCCAGGACCGCAGACACCAACCACCACAGCGCGGCGCGGCTGCTCGAGACCCTCGTCGAACCGCGACTGGTCCCGCCCACCGTGGTCGCTGAGGTCTGTTACCTGCTCAGCGAATGGGGTGGTCCGGACGCCGAGGTCCGGTTCCTGCGCGACTTCCGGCCGGGTGGCCTGCGCTTGGTCGAGCTGACCGACACCGATGTCGCTCGGATGGCCGACCTTGCCGAGCGGTATGCCGACCTCCGCCTCGGCGGTACCGACGCGTCGATCATCGCCATCGCCGAGCGCCTCGGCATCCATCGCATCGCCACGTTCGATCGGCGGCACTTCACGGTCGTTCGCCCCGCACATGTCGAGGCGTTCACGCTCTTGCCTGAGGCCACGTCGTCCTGACCCGGCGAACACCCACGTCGACCCGGCACCGGCTCTGCCGTAGGTGCTCCGCGGTCCTCGTCCCCCCGGTATCCCGCCCGTAGGTCCATGGAGGGTGACGCTAGGGCCGGGTCCTCCAGGTCAGTGGTTACGTCTCCGAGAGGAGGGGTGACATTCGACTGGGCGTCTCGGTCAATGGCACTGACATTCCAGGTACCGCGGTTGGCAATGGTGGCCGGCGCGCTGGGGTGACCCTCATGCCGCCGCTCATTTACCAATGCCATCCAACAATGACCAGCATGCCACCCCCGAAGATGCCGAAGAGCCCGCGAGACGCGGCCGGAGCTACCCCTGTCGGTAGCATACGTGCCGTTCTGCAGTAAAGGGAAATTTGCTAGCGATAAGCGTTGGTAGCTAACGGTTGCGGGCAATCGCAGGCGTCATTTCATTGGCCATTAACAACAGTCGCTGATCATAGGCAGGATGACGACGGGCCGGTTGCTCGTGACGATGACGTCCCGCTGTGCCGGTGGCACAGACTCACGGGCCTCTCAGTTCGTCCGCACAGGCGGTCCGCCTACGGCGCACACACGAAAGCCAGCCGCTCGACGGCGTCTGATCAGCCTGCCGAACCTGGCCCCACCGCCCGGACCCGACCACCGCGCTGCACCCCACGGCCGGATGCCAAGGCGCCCGGTCCGATGACCCCTGCCCGCTACAGGTCTTGACTGGCGAGGCGAAAGCTAGTCCCCACGGCTCAAACGAGGGGACTTCTTCATGCGCCACGGGACTGTCAGACCCTGCTCCTACGGTCGGGAGGTTGCTATACCGCCGGTTTCAGGCAAGGGGAGACATGACGCTGAAGGACGACGTCACTAAGGGCGTTAACGACGTGCTGGCTGCTTCGTGGAAGACCGAGAACGCCACCGTCGTGCCCGAGACGGAGGACGTAGCGCTCGCCAACGGGGCGAAGCTGCTCGATGCGACCTACCTCTACGCCGACATGGCCGACTCCACTGGACTGGCGCAGGGCTACGACAGCCCGGCCGTGGCCCAGGTGATGCGGGCCTACCTCAACGCGGCGACGCGCATCTTGAACGCCCAGGGAGGCAAGATCCGCTCGTTCGACGGAGACCGGGTGATGGCCATCTTCATCGGCAACGCCAAGAACACGGACGCAGCCACCGCTGGCCTCAAACTCAACCGGGTGCTCGACGAGATCATCAATCCGGCGCTCAAGAAGAAGTGGCCCAGCTTCAAGTGGGTGATGACTCACGGCGTGGGCATCGACACCGGGCAGGCCATGATCGTGCGAGGCGGCGTGCGTGGACACAACGACCTCGTGTCCATCGGACGGGCACCGAACATTGCCGCCAAGCTCAGCGAGGTCCGCGGCGGCAAGCGGATCAACATCACGTCCGCCGTCTACAGCAAGCTGAACGCAGGCGCCAAGATCGGCGACAACGGCAACGACATGTGGACGAAGATGGGGACGACCACCTACGGGTCGAACCAGGTCACCTACTACGGCTCCAGCTGGCGGAAGGGGCTGTGACCGCCCCCGACACTCGCGACACCGCCTGGCGCATCCACGCGTCCATCGTGGACTGGACGGGCAAGGTCGACGCCAAGGCGTCCTTTGCGCTGGCGATCGAGTCTGCTGCTCTCGCCGGGATCGTCACGCTGACCGGCAGCGGGCGCCGGCTGGACGGTCTCTCCGGCTGGGAAGTCGGTCTCTTCTGGACCGGCATCGCCATCCTGCTGGCCGGCGTCCTATCAGTCATTACCGTGGTGGCACCGCGCCTGCGGTCAACCAAGATGCCCAGCGAGTGGCAGAACAACTATGTCTACTTCGGGCACCTGATGCACTGGAATCCTGAAGACCTCCAACAAGCTTTCGAGGAAGAGGATCCTGTCCCGGCGGTGACACGGAACATCGTCGTAATGAGCAAGATCGCCTGGACGAAGCACCGTCGGCTGCAAGCGTCCATGTGGCTCGCCACGTTCGGCGCGGCCCTGGTGGGTGTCGCCGCCGCGATGAACGGCTGACCCTCAGAGCGGGCGGATCGTCAGGTAGTCGGTCTCGCTCCACTGCTCCACTGCTTCTCGGCGAGCTCGCGCAAGACATAGCTGTCGCTTCGCAGAGGATGTCCTTGACCGCCTGGTCAGGTTGTTCGTGTCCGGCTCCTGCCGATGCGGCTGTCCATCCATCTCGGCCTTCTTCTTCGCGCTCCAGGAACGTGGCATCGAGATGCCGTAGATCAGCTCGACGTTGGCGGGGAACTGATAGCACACGGGCACTGTGAGCCGTAGCTCATCGGCGTAGGCCCGGTAACGCATTACAGCAGGCCGCTGCTTCCACTTATCGGAGCGGGTCTGGCGAGACTTAGCGACCGGGTCAACCTTTATCGTCATTCTTGCTTCTAATTCATCACTTATGTCACGCGACTACTACCCGAACTCGTTGCCCCACGGACTGTCACCGCACCCCCTTACCCTTGGACCTACCGGCCACCGACAGAGGGAGACAGCTTGAGCGACCTGGAGCGGGACATTTTGAACCGCCTGTCCACGCTGCTGAATCATCCGTGGGAGGTTCGCGACGGTCGGGTCGTCCCGGACAGCAAGACGGTCTACGACAAACAGGCGGTCAAGCTCGACGCGACCTACCTCTACGCGGACATGGCCGGCTCGACCGAACTGGCTCAGTCCATCGACGCCGAGGTGGCAGCCAGGGTCATGCGGGTCTACCTGGACATGGCCGTGCGGGTGATCCGCTACAACGAGGGTGACATCCGCAGCTTCGACGGGGACCGCGTCATGGGCATCTTCGTCGGCTGGGATAAGGAGAGCCGGGCGGCGAAGGCAGCACTCGGGATCGAGTACTGGCGGGGTTTCCTCGACTACTTACTCCCCACGCGGCTGGCGGAGGTCAAGGCAATCGGCTGGGAACTCAAGCACGGCGTCGGCATCGACACGGGAGAGGCTCTGTTGGTACGCGCGGGCATCCGCGGCAACGACGACCTCATCTCCATCGGCCGGGCACCGAACATAGCGGCCAAACTCAGCGGTCTCCGGGAGGGCTACAGCCTCTACGCCACCGATGACGCCTACTACGGCATGGACACGGAGACCTCTTACGAAGACGACGAATACAACCAGCCGAGGTGGACCTGGCTCGGTGAGCGAGACTTCGGGGGTCGCAAGGTCACGGTGTACGGGTCGAACTACGGCTGGGAGTACTGACGGTGCTCGACCCGGACGAGCGGGGCCTGGCGCCTCCACGCGGCGATCGTCGACTGGACGGGGAGGGCAGACACCAAGGCGAGTTTCGCTCTATCTATCGGATCAGACTGTTTTTCATGGTCTGACACGTTTTACGTTGTCTGGCCTCTGTTGAGTCGGCCAGTGATTGCATCGTAAAGGTAGCTTGTGCGGGTAGACGCTTTTACGACTACTGGCCATCCTCGTTGAGCAGCCGCTCGAGCCGGTCATGGCTTCCGCGGTCGACTGTATAGGCCTGACCCTTCGCAGTCAGAAGCTGGTATTCCCCACGCTGGGACTTGGTGATCACCAACACGTGATCGGTATTGATCCACAGCTCACCGTTCTGGACCCCGCACTGAATGAAGGCCATGTTCCCAACCCTTCGCTTTCCGTTATCATGTCTATGAATGCAGGATCATTATGGCATCGCTGGACTCATCGAGCTTGCCGAGCGCGGCCTGCTGGCCGGCTTCATCCGTGACGAGCTGTGACTTGGGATCTCCGTGCGTCAGGTCCCGCGCCTCATTCATGACCGGCTCGGTCCTCGACCGACTCGCCGAGCCATCGAGCGCCGGGACGTTGTGTGCCCGTAGGCCTACAGAGGAATCCTAAGAATCTGCCCCACCTGGACCTTATTCGGATCTTGAAGGCTGTTGGCTGCCGTAATCTTCTGGACGTCGGACCCTGTCTCACGAGCGATGGCCGTCAAGGTGTCGCCCTTCACCACCTGATGCAGCTGATATCCGTGCATCCCTCCAATGACGATTACAGGCACGGATTGCGTGTCGAGGCCTGGATCGCGCTCCCCTGAAGGGTCGTCACCGAACAACTGGAACGTGGCGGGACCGACGTACTCCGTGTTGACAGATGCTTTGTGGACGAAGGACTCCATGAGGCCCATCGAGCCGGCCGAGAAGAAGTCCTTGGCGATCTCGTGCTCTCCCGCGAGCAGCCGCCAGCCGTAGGAAGCTTCGAACGCCGTCCCCATTGCGGCGATCGGCAATGTCCTGCCGACCAGATCGCCCGCCAGAGGCTGCCGAAGCTGGATCCCGTACGTGTCCATTTAAACCCTCCTGTGACTCGAGCGGGCACGCGCTGTAGCGAACCCTGCACTCAGGGTGCCCGCGCTCAGTAGCTCCAAACCACACACTTGCAACTACGTCTTCCAGCGGTGTGCGGACGGCCTAGAGATGGATCCCTCCCCTGCAGGACGCCCGGCGAGGCAGCTGCTGTGCTGTACGGACGTCGCTGCAGCGGTTCCCCGGGTGCGATCGCTCTGCGGTGACGGTGACGGCGGAGCCAGGGCTGTCAGACCGATCGAACTCAGTTCTGAGTGGGAGGCGCCTCTGCGCGCCGGCTATCGCCCCGCCAGCCCGTGCCCCGCCAGCCCTCAGTGCGGGCCAGGGGGTCATCCACCAGCCAGCGACGGCCCGGGCGGCCAGCCGGCTGACTCCTGGGACACGTCAGCAGGCTCGCTCGGACGTACGGGGGTCCCGGCGGCCCATCGGTCCTCAAGCATCGTGGCGACCAGCCCGCGAATGTCCTCGGGAACGGCGGCTCGGTCGACCTCGACAGACTCATCTGCCGCACTCCAGGTGTTTCGAACTCAGTCGCGCCGGTCCGCATCGAAGCGTCCCGGTATCCAATGCGCTACGACGATGTTCCGGGGTCAGCCAACCGCTGGCGTCCTGTTGGGAATCCCTTGCCGGCACGCAGAACAGACCTGCACGGGGCCGCGAAGATGCCCCCGGCAACACCACCTGTTCACTCATGTCGACGCCGAGCGGGGCGGCGCACTGAAGGTGCGAGGGTCAGCCAGAAACGGCGACCTTCAGCTTGGTCATGAGCTCGGCAAACTGACCGTCGTTGCAGCCGATCACATCGCCCACCTGGAACCACTGGAGCACCACCGCCTTCGGCGACCAGTCGGCCGAAGCGACGCCCTTGTGGTGGATAATGTCGTGACGGAAACGCCGCAGATCACCGAAAACATCGCTCGTCACGTTATTCAGCTGGACACCGCACAACCCGGCCAGATGCGGACGGTGCACGTCGTCCCAGCGATGGAATGTCGAGACAATCCACTGCTGCGCCAATGTCACCGGTGTTGGCCCGTGCGGGTCGGCGGCCGTCTCCAGTTCGGAACGCCGAACCCACAAGTGATGAGTCGGCGACCCCTCCGCATCGGGCGCACTAGCACCGATGAAGATTCTGGGGTCGGGGTTCTCCGTCGACCCACCATGCTGCGCGGTCTGGTCGGCGAAATGCTGGAGGCCGGCGACTGCGAACTTGGTCGTAACGTAGGTCTGTCGAAGTTCAGCGACGATTCCGCAGTAGTAATCCCGCGCCGGATCACCACTCACGCCAGCAGGGTAACTTAGTCGCGCCTCGGTCGATGATGCCGTAGGCCATCCTCGTCGGGACGACGCCCCCTTGGAGTGAGCTTCCGGCCGACGCGGGACCACCCACTGACACGTCCGCCGTCCACTCCCCTGCGCTTCCCACAACCCGCCCGATCCGGCTGGCGCTGGCCGAGGGAAGGGTCGGCCGCAGGCCGATCCCGAAGGGACGCGAAGCGCCCTTCCCGCGACCGAGGCAGCCGGCACGCTGATCGGGTGGGACGCGCGTCGCCGAAACCTCGGGCGTGCCGACGAGGGAGCCGGATTCTGTTCCTCAGCCATGGGTCAAGGCAGCCAACCTCACGCCGCGCCGTCACCGGGGCGCCTGCCGCCAGTCCCCATCCAGTCCCCAACAGGTTCAACAAGACCCATCTGTCTCCGAACGCCACCAACCATGAAAATGCAGGTCGGGCGGCCGATTAACGAAGAGCCGCAGGAGCTCAAGCACGCGGGGGGAGTTCGCGATGCACTACGACATCCGATCCACATAGCGCCCTGACCTGCGGGACGATCGCCGTCTCGATCGTCGTGCTGACCACCGGCGGAAACGGGCGACGGGAGGCAGCAGGCTCGTCCATATAGCCGGCCGCTTGCCACGATTGACCTCCGTCCGGTGACCCCCAGGGGCCGCACGGGTCCGGAGGAAGAGTCGGTCAGAGGCCCATCGCATGAAGTCGCGCAGCGCCCATCCGGCGAACTCCTGCCGCCGACACGCTGCGGCCGGGCGGAGAGCGGGCATCCCATCGTCAACGCCTCCCAGGGGGGGCCCACGTATGAAACTCCAGGTCACCACTACGGGAGGAAAACTGGAGAAGCGGGTGGACACTCCGGTGCAGCTGGGCGCAGCCGCGATCACGCCGATCTCCGGCTTCCACAGCGGCGATGGTCCGCCCACAAGTCTCGCCCCCAGCTTCACTGACAGACCTGTGCGCTACACCGTCACCTGGGGCGAGCGCCGACTCGATCGATGACGAGAGGCAGGACCATGGCCAGCATCTCGAGGTTGCCGAACGGTAAGTACCGGCCGCGGTACCGGGACGAGCGCGGCAAGGAGCACGCTCGCCACTTCGACCGCAAGGTTGACGCCCAGCGCTGGCTGGACGAGGTCACCGCGGCCGTGGTCACCGGCACCTACGTCGACCCCGGCGCGGGCCGGCAGACCTTCGCCGAGTACTACGCCGAGTGGTCGGCCCGCCAGGTGTGGGCGCCCGGCACCGAGAGCGCGATGAGCCTGGCCGCCCGGTCCACAACCTTCGCCGACGTCCGGATGCGGTCCCTGCGCCGCTCGCACGTCGAGCACTGGGTCAAGAGCATGGTCAGCCGTGGCCTGGCGCCGGGCACCGTGCACACCCGGACCAACAACGTCCGCGCCGTCCTGCGCGGCGCCGTCGCCGACCGCGTGATCCCGCGAGACCCGAGCGAAGGCATCGCGCTTCCCCGCCGTCGTCGCGCGGCCGCCGCCATGGCACTGCCGACACCCGCCCAGATTGGAGCGATCCTCGAGGCCGCCGACGGACCCTTCCGCGCCTTTGTCGGGCTGTGCGCCTTCGCCGGCCTGCGGCTCGGCGAAGCGGCCGCCGTCCGTGTCGGCGACGTCGACTTCCTCCGCCGCACCCTCACCGTCGCCCGCCAGGTGCAGCGCGCCCCCGGCGGCACGATAGAGCTGCGCGCACCCAAGTACGGCAGCGAGCGACAGGTCTACCTCGCCCCGTCATTGGTCGACCTGCTCGCCCGGCACGTCGCCGCCCACTGCCCGGAGGGCACCTGGCTCTTCACCGGGGACGCCTGCCAGCCACCCCACCAGAACACCGTCGGCCACCGCTGGCGGACGACTCTCGCCGCGGCCGGCCTCAGCGGCGTCAAGCTGCACGACCTCCGGCACTTCTACGCCTCCGGGCTCATCGCCTCCGGCTGCGACGTCGTCACCGTCCAGCGGGCCCTCGGGCACGCCAGCGCCACCACGACGCTGAACACCTACAGCCACCTCTGGCCCACCGCGGAGGACCGCACGAGGCGGGCAGCCGAGGAACTTTTCGCGGACAGTTGCGGACTGGGTGCGGACTCGGCCACCTCGACGAGCCGCTAACCTGCGCAAACATCCCCGGCTACACGTTGAAGCGGAACTCCACGACGTCGCCGTCGGCCATGACGTACTCCTTGCCCTCCATGCGAACCCGGCCCTTGGCCTTGGCCTCGGCCATAGAGCCGGCCTCCAGCAGCTGGTCGTAGGAGACGATCTCCGCCTTGATGAAGCCGCGCTGGAAGTCGGTGTGGATGACACCGGCGGCCTGTGGGGCGGTCGCGCCGACCGGGATGGTCCAGGCGCGGGCCTCCTTGGGCCCGGCGGTGAGGTAGGTCTGCAGGCCGAGCGTCGCGAAGCCGACGCGGGCGAGCTGATCGAGACCCGGCTCGTCCTGCCCGATGCCGGCGAGCAGCTCGGCGGCCTCCTCGGCAGGCAGCTCGGCGAGCTCGGACTCGATCTTGGCGTCCATCAGGATCGCCTCGGCCGGCGCGACCATCCCGCGGAGTTCGGCGATGAGCTCCTCGTTCCCGAGCTCCTCCTCGTCGACGTTGAAGACGTAGAGGAACGGCTTGGTGGTCATCAGGCCGAGCTCGCGCAGGGGAGCCGGGTCGACGCCGGCGGCGAAGAGCGTCCTGCCCTCGTTCAGCACCTTCTGCGCGTCGACGGCGGCGGCGTGCAGGGCGGCGCGCTCCTTGTCCTTGCGCATCTCCTTCTCCAGCCGCGGGATCGCCTTCTCCAGCGTCTGCAGGTCGGCCAGCAGGAGCTCGGTGTTGATCGTCTCGATGTCGTCCGCGGGAGACACCTTCCCGTCGACGTGCACCACGTCGGGGTCGGTGAACACCCGGATCACCAGGCAGATCGCGTCGCTCTCGCGGATGTTGGCGAGGAACTTGTTCCCGAGACCGGCCCCCTCGGACGCGCCCCGGACGATGCCGGCGATGTCCACGAACGACACGGTCGCCGGGATGATTTTCTGCGAGCCGAAGATCTCCGCGAGCTTCTCCAGCCGCGAGTCGGGTACGCCCACCACACCGACGTTGGGCTCGATCGTCGCGAACGGGTAGTTCGCCGCGAGGACGTCGTTCTTGGTCAGGGCGTTGAAGAGGGTCGACTTGCCGACGTTGGGCAGGCCGACGATCCCGATGGTGAGACTCACGGGGAACCAGCGTACGTGTGCCGAGCGCAGTCGATCGCCGGCACGGACGGCCGCGGGTGCCGGTGCGGGAGGCAGGCTCCCGGTGTTGTCGCCAGCACAGGCATACGCCAAGGTCAGCGCATGATCGGCCGCATATTCGGCATCGTCGCCGCTCTCATCCTCGCGGGCTGGCTGTACTGGCTCACCGCCCGCGTCCAGGTTCTGCTGACCCATGCCGAGGCCGCCCTGGACCGGGCCGACCGGACGCTCGCCGCCGCGATGGCCATGGTCGCCGCGACCCCGCCGATCGCGACCCAACTCTCCGCCGTCGCGGCACCGCGGGAGGAAGCGCCGGCGATACCCGCACTCACCGCCGCCTCCATGACCTCGCCGGCTCCCGCACCCGTGACCGTCCCGTCCCCGGCCGACGGCCCGCCTACCGTCCCGACCGGCATGGCCGTCGAGGCCGAGAAGAGGGCACTCGTCGAACGCGCCTTCTCCGTGCACGGCGCACCGCGCCGGTTCACGTTCAAGGCGTCGAACAACGGGGACGCCTGAGTCCCTCGACTACAGCGGTGCAGGGACGAGGATCTCGGTGCCGTCGGGGCGCCAGGTGCGCCATCGGCCGTCGGGTTGTCGTTCGACCCGGAAGCCGTGGTGCACCTTGGTGTGGTGACGTTCGCAGAGCAGCGCGGAGTTCTCCAGGCTGGTCGGGCCCTCGTGGAGCACCCACTCCTGGACATGGTGGACGTCGCACCAGTGGGTGGGCGCCTCGCAGCCGGCGAACACGCAGTGCCGCTCCTGCACCTCCACGGCCCGGCGCAGGCCCGGCGGGACGATCCGCTTGCTGCGGCCGTGATCCAGGACCTCGCCGTCGGGCCCCATGACGACCCTGCTGATGGTCCCGTCGCAGGCCAGCCA
The DNA window shown above is from Blastococcus colisei and carries:
- a CDS encoding type II toxin-antitoxin system VapC family toxin, producing the protein MILLDTNLLVAAARTADTNHHSAARLLETLVEPRLVPPTVVAEVCYLLSEWGGPDAEVRFLRDFRPGGLRLVELTDTDVARMADLAERYADLRLGGTDASIIAIAERLGIHRIATFDRRHFTVVRPAHVEAFTLLPEATSS
- a CDS encoding adenylate/guanylate cyclase domain-containing protein, whose translation is MTLKDDVTKGVNDVLAASWKTENATVVPETEDVALANGAKLLDATYLYADMADSTGLAQGYDSPAVAQVMRAYLNAATRILNAQGGKIRSFDGDRVMAIFIGNAKNTDAATAGLKLNRVLDEIINPALKKKWPSFKWVMTHGVGIDTGQAMIVRGGVRGHNDLVSIGRAPNIAAKLSEVRGGKRINITSAVYSKLNAGAKIGDNGNDMWTKMGTTTYGSNQVTYYGSSWRKGL
- a CDS encoding Pycsar system effector family protein, encoding MTAPDTRDTAWRIHASIVDWTGKVDAKASFALAIESAALAGIVTLTGSGRRLDGLSGWEVGLFWTGIAILLAGVLSVITVVAPRLRSTKMPSEWQNNYVYFGHLMHWNPEDLQQAFEEEDPVPAVTRNIVVMSKIAWTKHRRLQASMWLATFGAALVGVAAAMNG
- a CDS encoding adenylate/guanylate cyclase domain-containing protein; its protein translation is MSDLERDILNRLSTLLNHPWEVRDGRVVPDSKTVYDKQAVKLDATYLYADMAGSTELAQSIDAEVAARVMRVYLDMAVRVIRYNEGDIRSFDGDRVMGIFVGWDKESRAAKAALGIEYWRGFLDYLLPTRLAEVKAIGWELKHGVGIDTGEALLVRAGIRGNDDLISIGRAPNIAAKLSGLREGYSLYATDDAYYGMDTETSYEDDEYNQPRWTWLGERDFGGRKVTVYGSNYGWEY
- a CDS encoding LysM peptidoglycan-binding domain-containing protein; this encodes MDTYGIQLRQPLAGDLVGRTLPIAAMGTAFEASYGWRLLAGEHEIAKDFFSAGSMGLMESFVHKASVNTEYVGPATFQLFGDDPSGERDPGLDTQSVPVIVIGGMHGYQLHQVVKGDTLTAIARETGSDVQKITAANSLQDPNKVQVGQILRIPL
- a CDS encoding tyrosine-type recombinase/integrase, whose amino-acid sequence is MASISRLPNGKYRPRYRDERGKEHARHFDRKVDAQRWLDEVTAAVVTGTYVDPGAGRQTFAEYYAEWSARQVWAPGTESAMSLAARSTTFADVRMRSLRRSHVEHWVKSMVSRGLAPGTVHTRTNNVRAVLRGAVADRVIPRDPSEGIALPRRRRAAAAMALPTPAQIGAILEAADGPFRAFVGLCAFAGLRLGEAAAVRVGDVDFLRRTLTVARQVQRAPGGTIELRAPKYGSERQVYLAPSLVDLLARHVAAHCPEGTWLFTGDACQPPHQNTVGHRWRTTLAAAGLSGVKLHDLRHFYASGLIASGCDVVTVQRALGHASATTTLNTYSHLWPTAEDRTRRAAEELFADSCGLGADSATSTSR
- the ychF gene encoding redox-regulated ATPase YchF → MSLTIGIVGLPNVGKSTLFNALTKNDVLAANYPFATIEPNVGVVGVPDSRLEKLAEIFGSQKIIPATVSFVDIAGIVRGASEGAGLGNKFLANIRESDAICLVIRVFTDPDVVHVDGKVSPADDIETINTELLLADLQTLEKAIPRLEKEMRKDKERAALHAAAVDAQKVLNEGRTLFAAGVDPAPLRELGLMTTKPFLYVFNVDEEELGNEELIAELRGMVAPAEAILMDAKIESELAELPAEEAAELLAGIGQDEPGLDQLARVGFATLGLQTYLTAGPKEARAWTIPVGATAPQAAGVIHTDFQRGFIKAEIVSYDQLLEAGSMAEAKAKGRVRMEGKEYVMADGDVVEFRFNV